A region from the Terriglobia bacterium genome encodes:
- a CDS encoding FRG domain-containing protein encodes MDEIVVRTWGELQDLLFAESWQEALGRFRSPLAFRGGADSRADLKSGLLKLGGAPNRQEGHLLRNFRKYAHRDAVPGDSVWNWLALGQHHGLPTRLLDWSFSPHVALHFATEDTDRYDVDGVLWCIDYLRIHQRLPTPLRDVLEREGSNVFTAEMLHRVAPTLESFDALSKEPFVLFLEPPSLDDRIVNQFALFSLISEPSIRLDRWLAERPGLCRRIVVPAGLKWEVRDKLDQANITERVLFPGLDGLSRWLKRYYTPPREPRA; translated from the coding sequence ATGGACGAGATCGTGGTTCGGACCTGGGGAGAGCTACAAGACCTCCTCTTCGCGGAATCCTGGCAGGAAGCGCTGGGGCGTTTCCGCTCGCCCCTCGCGTTCCGCGGCGGGGCCGATTCGAGGGCCGACTTGAAGTCGGGCCTCCTGAAGCTCGGCGGCGCGCCGAACCGGCAGGAGGGGCACCTCCTCCGCAACTTCCGCAAGTACGCCCACCGAGACGCGGTGCCCGGCGACTCGGTCTGGAACTGGCTCGCGCTCGGGCAGCATCACGGCCTGCCCACGCGCCTCCTCGACTGGTCGTTTTCGCCGCACGTGGCGCTCCACTTCGCCACCGAGGACACCGACCGCTACGACGTCGACGGCGTGCTCTGGTGCATCGACTACCTCCGCATCCACCAGCGGCTTCCCACGCCGCTCCGGGACGTGCTGGAGCGCGAGGGGTCGAACGTGTTCACCGCCGAGATGCTCCACCGGGTGGCGCCGACCCTCGAGTCGTTCGACGCGCTCTCCAAGGAGCCGTTCGTGCTCTTCCTCGAGCCGCCGTCGCTCGACGACCGGATCGTCAACCAGTTCGCGCTCTTCTCCCTCATCTCGGAGCCGTCGATCCGGCTCGACCGGTGGCTCGCCGAGCGACCCGGCCTCTGCCGGCGGATCGTCGTGCCGGCGGGGCTCAAGTGGGAGGTCCGGGACAAGCTGGACCAGGCGAACATTACCGAGCGGGTGCTGTTCCCTGGCCTCGACGGCCTCTCCCGCTGGCTGAAGCGCTACTACACCCCGCCGCGGGAGCCGCGAGCCTAG